The Eleutherodactylus coqui strain aEleCoq1 chromosome 10, aEleCoq1.hap1, whole genome shotgun sequence genome contains the following window.
ctccgggccactacaacTACATgactttttagagcgctatgatattacaggatatagacattaaataactggcggggttgttgatccgggtcttggagtcaggtgggaactttcaaaactttgatccagggattatgggctaaattggcttctgcctcattgggttttttagttgccttcctctggatcaacaagcgggatggaaacaggctgaactagatggacattgtcttgtttcggcctaacatactatgttactcacCGCTCCATGAATACTGCGTGTGTCCTCTGTCTGCCTCGCACCACCACACTTGCACCAATTATATCATTCCAAGATGAGAGTTATTATAAGATACTAGTATTAGGATGTCATCTTGATACACCCTATATGGATTGAAGGTTACTCTGCATATTTAAATGGATGTCCAGGGTGGAGCTGACCATGTGCCTCAGTGACAGGTGTGTTATGGTTGGAAGcagtggcgtaacttgaagcttcagggccccaatgcaaaacctgtaactaaGTGCTAATTAGTCTGATGCGGTACCGTGATCGCAGAAATGCGCTAAATGCAGGTTtgtacacctcccatagacctcaatGGGGCTTTGTGGTGCGCAAACATGCAGAAGATAAAGAAGATCTTATTTTTTTGCACCGGCAAAAACaacaggctaaaaaaaaaagatgtgagaatgaacctattgaaatccacGTTATGATTTTCATGGCagcaaaatgggaaaaaacatTTGTTGtcattgttgcaatgctaatgtcctcACTTTTCTAggtcttttccattccttgcattgcattctaccaagtgtaatccatctcttgatctcaggtcaagattgcccgttgcaatcgatttttagatccaaggaagatgaaatattGGACCATTGTGGcttctttgtttatttttatgttcactgtaccattgcttaccgtggtcatgactttcgttttcttgctgttgaggtatagTTGCAATGGCCGAGCAGCGACCCAAGGAACGTACCTTAGTACAGGtggcaggaaggcctgttttgtcactgtAACTTCAGTACTCCAACTGGACGCTCGGGGTGAAATGACAATGATATAAATGAGTCAAGTCCAGTAGTatttagtaatctgggagtatgcAGATTTACTGACTTATTTTGCAGTATAATTGAATTCACAATTTTCTACAAAGGTACTTTGAACAGGTACATGCAGTTGCAGTAGTAGGCAGGCAATTGAACACGATGAGAAATACAGTAACCTTTAACTTGATTAGGACctgactaatcctggctttgagttcacggGGTAGCTATGACTCACTTTTAGTAGAAGGCTGACCTCCAAAAGGTTCTGCTTTCTTCTGCTGTGAGATGCCAAGGGAACGGGTATACACCACGCTTGACCTTGGGAGAAATCATGCTGCACTGCTGACTTGCTTCTGTACGTGTACCTCCTCCTCTCTGACATGACTGACTGCAACCTTTCCTCTCTCACACCtagctgagtctgcctaactgctcactgtcacTCCGTTTTATCTCCTCTGTTTATTTCCCGCtctttctggactcctcccactcttgcatagggacttgtgttgtggTTTTCctgcccttggactctgcaccagtgacaTTAAAGCTGACTATCAAccaatgggactgcagctgacatCAGGCTAAGCTCTTGACTtagtggagagaaggggagaaacagggtctctcctactgACGGCACCTTCTATGTACATGGATGACACATAGACAGGTGACACAGGACAAGTGTTGgagtgagtgttctgtaggacccactgggccactacacagtcccctgtgttcgctttccttttgcactcattaGATAAGGTATTctaggtccctttcactttccgaaAGCATGGATCaaaactattagtaatagtgacccatatattggccccggtagtaatagtgtcctctatatcaggCCCACTAGTAACAGGGACTTCCaaagtggcttcagtagcaatagtaactcccacaggggccccagtagtaatagtgacccccacagtggcctcagtagtaatagtgaccccccactgtggcctcagtagtgatagtgacccccacattggcctcagtagtgatagtgaccccccccccacagtggcctcactagtgatagtgacccccacagtggcctcagtagtgatagtgaccccccacagtggcctcagtagtgatagtgaccacccacagtggcctctgtagtaatagtgacccctacagtggcctcagtggtaatagtgacgccctccagtggcctcagtagtaatagtgaccccctacagtggcctcagtagtaatagtgaccccctacagtggcctcagtagtaatagtgtcccccacagtggccccagtgttatggcccagagggtcctccagaatagctgCACTATCATTGTTCTGTCACACTTTGCTGTGTGCTTCCAGTAGACATAGAAAGTGCCTTacatcagagaaaccctgtttctaagctaaaagcttggcaacagctggcctcataggctgtatgtcatgccctcaGTGATTGGTAGATGGGTGCAGAGTCAGAGCTCAGAGTGGGAAAATCTAGTGTGAGCCTCTATGCAGAGGGATAGGAGAGGAAAAAAAGTGCAGGAGcaggacaggaagtgaaggagtcaGGTCAGTTCTCAGTAGTCAGTCTGCATAGGGAGTCATGGAGGCCCGCAGGGTAAGCAGCAGAATGAAGCATTCATCTTCagggaagccaggattcaccaGCTCTCAGTTCTTACCAACAGTGTGGAGGAGTGAGATTGCAGTCGTTCcactaaacagtgagttacataaacccagtgaattcaaagccaggagtaGTAAAGCGGCCATCTTAGCTAGAAGCTCCAACACTTGCATCATCTACCTCCAGTAGCCCAACCGATAACTAAGCCTGTGGATAACCAACAGATAACTAAGCCTGTGGGAAGTCATACTGAGTACATTTCTTAAGTTCCAaaaagagagagagtgttgaagagGAAAATTGTGTTCACAAGTGGTTCAACTGTAGTGCATAATTGTTTAATCTGCTATCAACTTGCAAGACTAAAATTGTGAACTGTACCGTATTTCAACTCTTTTCAAATACCgaagtaaactgtgcacttctGCTTTGCTAACAAAACAGTACCAGGACTTGtgtcaaattatttcctgccattGACTACCGCAGTCCCGGTAGAAATGCTGGCGTCACCAGTGACAAATCACTGTTTATTATGAGAACCAAATCTAATTTTTGTGGCACTGTTCTGCAACTGAGTGGGACACCTTTGCTGCCATTgatgggagagattgcagagccacccgtgacatccatcttgtaatcatcgtggtctcccccactttggcgcaTCTCACTCGGCCGCggcactagtagtaatagtgtcccccacagtggccccagtagtaatagtgcctaccacagtggccccggtagtaatagtgtcccccacagtggtcccagtagtaatagtgtcctcctgaCGTATTTTTAGTCAAACATATTGTGATACAGCACAAAGGAATGACTAACAGAATTTTTGGCATTTTTGGGGGGATTGGACAAAGCGAAAATGAGGTAAAGGCTTATAATTTGACAGACTTTTTGTATACACAGTGTTGAAATGGCCTAAATTGAAAATGttggtaaaaataaataaaacgtgTATTATTTGTCCAAATGATTTTAAGTTGGCAATATCACGGGTTCTCTTTGAGTCACTAACTAAACATGTACCAATAAGTATCTagctaaacaaaaaaaatggaagctCAGCCAGCTTAAAATGATGCTGTTTATAGAGATCAGTTCATCTGCTTTATCGCATATAATCTGTCACGGAACTGCTCCCTGAGGACTCGTGAAGTAGTCGTGAAGATGTTTCTGAGCCTACCTACACACAACCGAGAGAGATATTGGGCCGTGGAAATtaagcccaatatcgcactcattCACATGCGATATATATcggcggatgtgaggcatttttctgtCAAAACTCCTCCTATCACTTCTGTGATGCAATGCGAGAAAaaatattgctcatgtgtatgactacattcaaaagaatggggctcatatttctatgagatttgtgcatttggcaaaacacaaatctcacgcgattttctccTTGAGTTTGGAAGCGGCCTGACTCAGAGGGCAGATGATGCTGGTCTGCGATGCAAACTGGGTCTTCCCCAACTGTCGAAGGGAAAGCTACAGCTTCAACCTCTTCTGCATTCCAACCACCATCATTGTCCCAGAAAAATAATGCAGAACCACGAAGACTCTAATTACCGTACACACGTTATCAGGTTTCAGCTGAAGTGCGCTGTGCAAAACTCTCCAACCTAGAAAGTACAAGAAGTGCAGCAGAATAGCGCAGCGCCGCACGTGACCTATTTATGGTTGACTACAGTGTGTTGGGTCAATTATGACAACTTCTGgtctttgtgtgtttttttgtatggcttgtgcacacaaaaaagagCAAAATATATGCTGGTACGTGTATAAAAGTCACATTCGCATTGCAACATTttttgaaggagccctaaatatgCATGTAACATGCATAATATGCAGGCAATGtacacccgtgtgagtgagcccataCAGCTGCTCTTTGATTCAACTTTTTCCAAAAATGCTTCTTATAGAGAACCACACAACTTGCATAAGCTGTTATTACACACTTTGGGCCATTTACCCCATCAGTGAAACCATTTGGCAGCAGTTTTTACACCCTAATATGATGTTATGTCCAAAGGTCACATCATGGATTCTGCATCCATGAATAGTTCTATCACTCCACACTTTCAACAGTTGAAACAAGGGTGTAGACATAATGGGTGTAGAGGGTGTAATCACACGCAGGCGCAGGAactttaggggcccataaggtctctcttctccatatgaagtgaccagtactataaataaagcattgtgGTTGGGGGGACTCTGTTACATTGGGGCACagcagctttaagttacgcctctgactacaGCCATTAAACGATATAGTTATGTGACCACTGTCATTTTGTAGTGCAGCTGCAGCCATAAATCAGTGGAGGCGCTGGTGTGATTTTGTTTAATATCAACTCTTGAGTAACATCAAGTTTGCCTAGTAGAAGCAGATTTGGattaaaaattaaagaaaaatcaaGTGGATCCCTTTAAAATCATAAagacatagtattttaggctgaaaaaaggcttGTTTCCATACAGTTCAGTTtactcccccaccaccacccttaacctttccaatccaattttggctttctctttttgctgttatacaatggtgccatctgctggctaaagcaagtgtatgtgcaccagagaggctctgacagtggagtggctggcaatagatggtaagaataccctgttggacatcatctgacattggagctgtacaaaattcaatcagaatgtaggaagacgtcagacagtggattggaaatggttaatgttCATTCAGAATAGTCATGAAGTGAACATTTTATTATACCAAAACCCATAAAATGCATTGGAAGATAACCTTTTGCTGCCATATCTTATCAACTGCATGATTCCTCACCAACCAATAAAAAATAAAGAGAAGGTTGCCCATAGGACACAGCAGATGGTAATAAAGTTGTAGCATGACATCACAGAGCAATATCTTACCAGATTTTATTGGCTTCTGCAATCTCAAATTGTTAATGAAAAACTGTAGTCCACATTCATGATCTCCTCAGCATAGAGTCTGCAAGCTGCTGTCAAGGAAACTCTAAAGGTACGGGCATAGATTTATACATAAAGGGGTTTCTTTTTGCTAAATTTGGTTCATGTACTGGTGGCTTCAGATTACTAAatccttgttttttttcttttttctaaaaaaattttttctgaCCCCAAATTCTCACATGCTTTGTCTTCTTGTCTTAGTCTGTCCTGTTTCTCTCCagtaatccattttttttttatcttggatGCCTCCTTGCGTCCATGTTTGTTTCTGGATGCTTTTGGCTTAACAACTGTTACCTCAGCTTCTCATGTCTTGTTTTTTCCACTATCCCTAATCCTTACCACTTTCTGGACTATGCCTCCACACTTGTATTTTATGTTCTTCTTGCTCTTTGCATCTTTGGCCTTGTTAAATCTGTCCCAATTCTTGTTTAGCACTTCCTATTCTTgtccttccccctcctcttctttgAAAACAAAGCCCATCCACATCCTAATTGTCTCTTCTTGGAGATCTGGCTCTTCATTCCTTGGACAAATATTCAATCATCACAAGGATGTCTTCTACCTTTTCGAGCCTGGTCATGCCATCTGGATGAAGTTTCGGGAAGAGAGTTCTGAACTTCTACATTATCCACTGAGAGATCTGCTTCATTCTCTCTTCACCTGCGATGTGTCACCCCTCCACCATTACCTTCCAGAGGGAGGAAAGCACATTTCGGAGATGGGGTTCTTTGCAGAAAGTCGAGCTCTGTGTACCTATCCAGCTTGTTCAGCCTATATGCCATCTGAGGGCTATGATAGGCAAAACTGTTTTTACCGTTGCGTTAACTCCTCTATGTATAGAATGGCAGAAGCTTGTCGGATGTATACCCATGTGGTGATAAAAACAGTTAGAATCCTGGATCTTTCCATCCTTTTTCCCCTTTTACAGGACCCTAATCTCAATCTGCGGATTATACATCTCGTGAGGGACCCTCGAGCAGTCGCCTTATCAAGGAAGAGATTTAAACTTCTTGCCACTGATGACCGTGTTTTACTTAAAAACGAAGTCATTTCTAAGAACATGAATAGTATAATAAACAATGTCATGGCAAAGATTTGTAAATCTCAAGTTGCCATTAATAAACTGGCCAGAACATATAAATCCTTTGATGGTCGCTATATGGTTATCCGTCATGAGGATTTAGTAACATACCCGATTGAAAGTTTGAGACTAATTTATGATTTTGCTGAGCTTCACGTGACCAAAGACTTGGAGCAATGGATGTATAATGTCACCCATAAAGAGATTCAGAAAAGTGGTCCATTCATGACCTTCTCAAGAGAGTCCTCAAAGGTTATCGAGAGATGGAGAACTGCTGCCAACTTCAACTTCATCCACCAAGTTCAACTAATGTGCAAGGGAGCTATGCAATCGTTTGGTTATTTGCCAGTTAGATCCAAGAAGgatcaagaaaatacatctatagaAATAAGACAGAAAAATTGGGTGGACAGAGGGGTCATCTATCAAGggcaatggtgaccccccacaaaaaacctgaaagattagTGAAAGAGCTCaaatattaaacagcatataaaaTATGGTAGATATGTAACATATCTGAAATTATAattatgtaaaaagtaaaaacaaaaacttcTTGTTtcaataatttcatttttttctgtttgtttttaagAATTGTTTCTTGCATCTTTTTGGGTATAAAGGTGACTGCTCTTTTACAATAAAAAGTACCAGttaatttttttgcaaatgtCCTTTTTCTAAAAACACTGAACCATTATCACCATATAGAACACAGCTGCAATACTAATGGTTGAGCAATTGTATGTCATGAATGATTTCTATAGCTCCCACACATgttccagatttatcacagttgcTCATTCTGGaagataaatctggtgcatctttAGACTATTAAGTTTAACTTTATACAGCCTATTAATTGACTCAATTTATGCCATAAAAAGCACAAAATTTGTGGTGCAAATTATGTGTAATTGTTGGTGCATTTAGGTCGCACACCCTTTTCACAAAGCAACACCCCTTTGTTTGACGAGTCGTAAAAATTATCTGAAAGTGTCCAAAAACACAACAGTTTTCTTTcatgccagaaagctggcaaattTTCAGTAGTAAATCTGACTCAATGTGTCCCCATCTTGGTCatgcccctttaaagggaatatcCACCTTTATTTatttaccaccccccccccccccatatgtaaACTACCTTGCTTTCCTTAGATACATATATACagaacttctcctgctcctgccctggctgacccgcacCCCACAGGCAAAAAGATCTAATCATTAAcgcttttgggacccaccaattgcttgtatgttttaaacaccagctgaactgataaaggggttatccccgaaacgcgttttcataagctgatgacgtactttattaaataaaaggagaagtttcccacacctttggtcacttctagagatgagcgaacaccaaaatgttcgggtgttcgttattcggaacgaacttcccgcgatgctcgagggttcgtttcgaacaacgaaccccattgaagtcaatgggcgaccagagcatttttgtatttcgccgatgctcgctaaggttttcatgtgtgaaaatctgggcaattcaagaaagtgatgggaatgacacagaaacggatagggcaggcgaggggctacatgttgggctgcatctcaagttcacatgtcccactattaagccacaataccggcaagagtggcccccccttcctcccaacaacttttacttctgaaaagccctcattagcatggcatacctttgctaagcaccacactacctccaacaaagcacaatcactgcctgcatgacactccactgacacttctcctgggttacatgctgcccaaccgcaccccctcccccccacagcgcacaccaaagtgtccctgggcagccttcagctgccctcatgccacaccacgctcatgtctatttagaattgcgtctgccatgacgagggaccgcaggcacacactgcagaggttggcacggctaggcagcgaccctctttaaaagtggcggagcgatagcccacaatgctgtacagaagcaatgagaaatagaatcctgtgccaccgccatcaggagctgcacacgtgggcatagcaatggggaacctatgtgccacacactattcattctgtcaaggtgtctgcatgccccagtcagaccgggctttttaattcatagacacaggcaggtacaactccctattgtgaagtccctgtcgacccacagcatgggtggctccctggaacccaccggcggtacacagaaatatcccattgcattgcccaacacagctgaggtagtaatgtcgtgcttaatgcaggtgggcttcggcccacactgcatgccccagtctgactggggttctttataagtgtacagatgtagtaaaaactccgtgtgcacctacagcatgggtgggtgccaggaagccaccggcggtacatagaaatatcccattgcattgcccaacacagctgatgtagtaatgttgtgcttaaccctttccaatccaatttgtatatggttttcctagggggcttactctttttctgccgttatacaacggcgctatatgctggctaaagccagtactgcatgagctgacacgtaggataggctccgacagcagagaggctggcaatatacagtaagagaaccccgacggacgtctaccaacaacggagctgtacagccttaaaccctaatgtcttcacaggtcacacagtggactggaaagggttaatgcaggtgggtttcggcccacactgcatgccccagtcagactgggtttctttataagtggaaacagatgcatttataattccctgtggacccacagcatgggtgggtgccaggaagccaccggcggtacatagaaatatcccattgcattgcccaacacagctgaggtagtaatgtcctgcgtaatacaggtgggcttcggcccacactgcatgccccagtctgaccggggttctttacaagtggacacatgtaggttaaactccctgtggacccactgcctgggtgggtgccaggaagccaccggcggtacatagaaatatcccattgcattgcccaacaaagctgaggtagtaatgtcgtgcgtaatacaggtgggcttcggcccacactgcatgccccagtcagactggggttctttagaagtggacacatgtattaaaaactccgtgtgcacctacagcatgggtggctccctggaacccaccggcggtacataaaaatatcccattgcattgcccaacacagctgaggtaacgtcagctgtaatgcaggtgggctaaaaattaatttgattacactgtaggcgagggcccacaaaaattgctgtatcaacagtactaatgtacatcccaaaaattggccatggccagccaagagggcaggtgaaacccattaaccgctttggttaatgtggcttaagtggtaactaggcctggaggcagcccagtgtaacgaaaaattggttcaagttaaagttccaacgcttttaagcgcattaaaacttataaaaattgttcagaaaaattatttgagtgagccttgtggccctaagaaaaattgcccgttcagcgtgattacgtgaggtttcaggaggaggagcaggaggaggaggaggaatattagacacagattgatgaagcagaaatgtccccgttttggatggtgagagagaacgtagcttccatccgcgggtgcagcctatgtattgcttacgtatcgctgctgtccgctggtggagaacagaagtctggcgaaatccagcctttgttcatcttgatgagtgttagcctgtcggcactgtcggttgacaagcggctacgcttatctgtgatgattcccccagccgcactaaacaccctctccgacaagacgctagccgcaggacaagcaagcacctccagggcatacagcgctagttcaggccacgtgtccagcttcgacacccagtagttgtagggggcagaggcgtcaccaaggatggtcgtgcgatccgctacgtactccctcaccatccttttacagtgctcccgccgactcagccgtgactggagagcggtgacacagtcttggtggggagccataaagctggccaggcccttaaagactgttgcactgcctgggatgtacatgctgctcgatctacgcacatcccctgctaccttgccctcggtactgcgccttctgccactagcgctgtcggctgggaattttaccatcagcttgtccgcaagggtcctgtggtatagcaacactctcgaacccctttcctcttcgggaatcagagtgggcaggttctccttataccgtggatcgagcagtgtgtacacccagtaatccgtcgtggccagaatgcgtgcaacgcgagggtcacgagaaaggcatcctaacatgaagtcagccatgtgtgccagggtacctgtacgcaacacatggctgtcgtcactaggaagatcactttcaggatcctcctcctcctcctcctcctcctcctcaggccatacacgctgaaaggatgacaggcaatcagccggtgtaccgtcagcagcggcccaagctgtctcttccccctactcctcatcctcctcatgctcctcctcctcctgtacgcgctgagaaatagacaggagggtgccctgactatccagcggcatactgtcttcccccgcccccgtttccgagcgcaaagcagctgcctttatggtttgcagggaatttctcaagatgcatagcagaggaatggtgacgctaatgattgtagcatcgccgctcaccacctgggtagactcctcaaaattaccaaggacatggcagatgtctgccaaccaggcccactcttctgaaaggaattgaggaggctgactcccactgcgccgcccatgttggagttggtattcgactatagctctacgttgttcatggagcctggccaacatgtggagcgtagagttccaccgtgtgggcacgtcgcacagcagtcggtgcactggcagcttaaagtgatgttgcagggtgcgcagggtggcagcgtccgtgtgggacttgcgaaaatgtgcacagagccggcgcgcctttacgagcaggtctgacaagcgtgggtagcttttcagaaagcgctgaaccaccaaattaaagacgtgggccaggcatggcacgtgcgtgaggctgccgagctgcagagccgccaccaggttacggccgttgtcacacacgaccatgcccggttggaggctcagcggcgcaagccagcggtcggtctgctgtgtcagaccctgcagcagttcgtgggccgtgtgcctcttatcgcctaagctgagtagtttcagcacggcctgctgacgcttgcccaccgctgtgctgccacaccgcgcgacactgactgctggcgacatgctgctgctaacacatcttgattgcgagacagaggaggaggaggaggagggtgctttagtggaggaagcatacacctctgcagataccaccaccgagctggggcccgcaattctgggggtgggtaggacgtgagcggtcccaggctctgactctgtcccagcctccactaaattcacccaatgtgccgtcagggagatgtagtggccctgcccgcctgtgcttgtccacgtgtccgtagttaagtggaccgtggcagtaaccgcgttggtgagggcgcgtacaatgttgcgggagacgtggtcgtgcagggctgggacggcacatcgggaaaagtagtggcgactgggaactgagtagcgcggggccgccgcctccatgatacttttgaaggactccgtttccacaaccctatacggcagcatctcaaggctgatgaattttgctatgcagacggttaacgtttgagcgtgcgggtgcgtggcggcgtacttgcgcttgcgctccaacagttgcgcaagcgacggctggacggtgcgctgaac
Protein-coding sequences here:
- the LOC136581091 gene encoding carbohydrate sulfotransferase 6-like; this translates as MKFREESSELLHYPLRDLLHSLFTCDVSPLHHYLPEGGKHISEMGFFAESRALCTYPACSAYMPSEGYDRQNCFYRCVNSSMYRMAEACRMYTHVVIKTVRILDLSILFPLLQDPNLNLRIIHLVRDPRAVALSRKRFKLLATDDRVLLKNEVISKNMNSIINNVMAKICKSQVAINKLARTYKSFDGRYMVIRHEDLVTYPIESLRLIYDFAELHVTKDLEQWMYNVTHKEIQKSGPFMTFSRESSKVIERWRTAANFNFIHQVQLMCKGAMQSFGYLPVRSKKDQENTSIEIRQKNWVDRGVIYQGQW